A window of Bufo gargarizans isolate SCDJY-AF-19 chromosome 9, ASM1485885v1, whole genome shotgun sequence contains these coding sequences:
- the MON1B gene encoding vacuolar fusion protein MON1 homolog B isoform X1, whose amino-acid sequence MFPGASRNVGMMAEDSQSPDLVGEKAELETADHQEYVQNEASDGLQTLTSPSEVSEPDKECHHGVAHDPKNNPHPCLLKEGTDAANVQGNSLDGPLEDKTTETEDETEQQVPSLGQSSLESGGLMEALEPFNAVLRLDQEETTVDDAGRLGVSERLQQGGAVGTDGGLLYDGSQPPQPMQTVGEEPSCNPEGTANEANPEQQEDDHKEQTDSASDNTFEDSGDFPGISSVVGSVTSEASPPSTPVQREEDVTAESWRTKRKHVFVLSEAGKPIYSRYGNEEALSSTMGVMMALVSFVQSGNNSIRSIHSDKQKVVFLQEGPLVLVSVSRAPQSEEQLRKELQYVYYQIISMLTQASVARIFERKKNYDLRRLLAGSEKILDSLLDLLDTDPGFLLGAVRCVALSSPLRDSLSSILTKAITPNLVFSILVAEQQLVTVVQERAVIEDCRLDPADLQLLLNLIGASSAFQAGEIWTPICLPRFNPDGYFYAYISYLDPECTVCLVLLSTDKESFYAVSGCKKKIQEAMEAQNSLQALAGALRCCSYSVSLVGVPELLHFVYKPLDIPDTYRQLPQFTSPEADGPYCSEEERQRLFDLYRYLHCRIHSSARPLRLIYHVAEKETLLAWVTSKFELYTAFSSLVTKVGAINVITKLLRWIKREEDRLFIRYPPKYSTTPVPGKGVKSSRTDRPDPSQNGFFTGL is encoded by the exons ATGTTCCCAG GTGCCAGCAGAAATGTGGGGATGATGGCCGAAGACTCGCAATCGCCTGATCTTGTAGGAGAAAAAGCGGAGCTGGAGACTG CAGATCACCAGGAATATGTACAAAATGAAGCAAGTGATGGTCTTCAGACTTTGACGTCACCATCTGAGGTCTCCGAGCCAGACAAGGAGTGTCATCATGGTGTCGCACATGATCCCAAGAACAATCCCCACCCCTGTCTTTTAAAGGAGGGCACTGATGCCGCCAATGTGCAAGGCAATAGCTTGGACGGTCCCCTGGAGGACAAGACCACAGAAACTGAAGACGAGACAGAACAACAGGTTCCCAGTCTTGGGCAAAGCAGTTTGGAAAGCGGAGGCCTAATGGAAGCATTAGAACCCTTCAATGCAGTTTTAcggctggaccaggaggagacaACTGTAGATGATGCGGGGAGGTTAGGTGTAAGTGAACGTTTACAGCAAGGCGGTGCAGTAGGTACAGATGGCGGCCTACTGTATGATGGCAGCCAGCCACCACAGCCCATGCAGACTGTGGGTGAAGAGCCATCCTGCAACCCTGAGGGTACTGCTAATGAGGCCAACCCTGAGCAACAGGAAGACGACCACAAGGAACAAACAGATTCTGCCTCCGATAATACCTTTGAGGACTCTGGTGATTTTCCTGGTATCTCCTCAGTGGTGGGAAGTGTGACTTCTGAAGCATCTCCGCCATCTACCCCTGTTCAGCGAGAGGAGGACGTCACAGCAGAGAGCTGGCGCACAAAGCGGAAACACGTGTTTGTCTTGAGCGAGGCAGGAAAGCCTATTTACTCCCGGTATGGTAACGAAGAGGCCCTGTCTTCCACCATGGGTGTAATGATGGCGCTGGTCAGTTTTGTTCAGAGTGGAAATAACTCCATCCGCTCCATCCATTCTG ACAAACAGAAAGTCGTCTTCCTGCAGGAGGGGCCCCTTGTATTGGTATCCGTGTCTCGGGCCCCTCAGTCAGAAGAGCAGCTAAGGAAGGAGCTGCAGTACGTTTACTACCAGATAATCAGCATGCTCACCCAGGCCAGTGTGGCTCGGATATTCGAGCGCAAGAAGAATTACGACCTGCGGCGTCTCCTTGCCGGCTCTGAAAAGATCCTGGATAGCCTGCTGGACTTGCTAGATACTGACCCCGGCTTTCTCCTTGGGGCCGTGCGGTGTGTGGCCTTGTCCAGTCCATTGCGGGACTCTTTGAGCTCCATTCTAACCAAGGCCATCACTCCCAATCTGGTGTTCTCCATCTTAGTAGCCGAGCAGCAGCTTGTGACCGTGGTGCAGGAACGGGCAGTCATTGAGGATTGCCGTCTGGACCCGGCAGACCTGCAACTTCTGCTCAACCTCATCGGTGCCTCCTCTGCCTTTCAGGCGGGGGAGATCTGGACTCCTATCTGCCTTCCTCGATTTAACCCTGACGGTTACTTTTATGCTTACATCTCCTATTTGGACCCCGAGTGCACCGTGTGTTTGGTGCTGCTCTCCACGGATAAAGAGTCTTTCTACGCCGTGTCTGGCTGCAAGAAGAAGATCCAGGAGGCCATGGAAGCACAGAACTCTCTGCAGGCGTTGGCTGGGGCCCTCCGCTGCTGCTCATATAGTGTATCACTTGTAGGGGTCCCTGAGCTCTTGCACTTTGTGTACAAGCCCCTTGACATCCCAGACACCTACAGACAGCTCCCGCAATTTACCAG CCCTGAAGCAGACGGCCCGTACTGCAGTGAGGAGGAGCGGCAGAGGCTCTTCGATCTCTACCGGTATCTGCACTGCCGCATCCACAGCTCGGCCAGACCCCTGCGGCTCATTTACCACGTGGCCGAGAAGGAGACGCTGCTAGCCTGG GTCACCAGCAAGTTTGAACTGTACACGGCGTTCAGCTCCTTAGTGACTAAGGTGGGTGCAATAAATGTCATAACCAAGCTCCTGCGCTGGATCAAGAGGGAGGAAGATCGTCTGTTCATACGTTACCCTCCAAAATATTCCACCACCCCCGTCCCTGGGAAGGGGGTTAAATCCAGCCGGACAGATAGGCCTGATCCTTCTCAGAACGGCTTCTTCACCGGACTCTAG
- the MON1B gene encoding vacuolar fusion protein MON1 homolog B isoform X3, translating into MSGASRNVGMMAEDSQSPDLVGEKAELETADHQEYVQNEASDGLQTLTSPSEVSEPDKECHHGVAHDPKNNPHPCLLKEGTDAANVQGNSLDGPLEDKTTETEDETEQQVPSLGQSSLESGGLMEALEPFNAVLRLDQEETTVDDAGRLGVSERLQQGGAVGTDGGLLYDGSQPPQPMQTVGEEPSCNPEGTANEANPEQQEDDHKEQTDSASDNTFEDSGDFPGISSVVGSVTSEASPPSTPVQREEDVTAESWRTKRKHVFVLSEAGKPIYSRYGNEEALSSTMGVMMALVSFVQSGNNSIRSIHSDKQKVVFLQEGPLVLVSVSRAPQSEEQLRKELQYVYYQIISMLTQASVARIFERKKNYDLRRLLAGSEKILDSLLDLLDTDPGFLLGAVRCVALSSPLRDSLSSILTKAITPNLVFSILVAEQQLVTVVQERAVIEDCRLDPADLQLLLNLIGASSAFQAGEIWTPICLPRFNPDGYFYAYISYLDPECTVCLVLLSTDKESFYAVSGCKKKIQEAMEAQNSLQALAGALRCCSYSVSLVGVPELLHFVYKPLDIPDTYRQLPQFTSPEADGPYCSEEERQRLFDLYRYLHCRIHSSARPLRLIYHVAEKETLLAWVTSKFELYTAFSSLVTKVGAINVITKLLRWIKREEDRLFIRYPPKYSTTPVPGKGVKSSRTDRPDPSQNGFFTGL; encoded by the exons ATGTCCG GTGCCAGCAGAAATGTGGGGATGATGGCCGAAGACTCGCAATCGCCTGATCTTGTAGGAGAAAAAGCGGAGCTGGAGACTG CAGATCACCAGGAATATGTACAAAATGAAGCAAGTGATGGTCTTCAGACTTTGACGTCACCATCTGAGGTCTCCGAGCCAGACAAGGAGTGTCATCATGGTGTCGCACATGATCCCAAGAACAATCCCCACCCCTGTCTTTTAAAGGAGGGCACTGATGCCGCCAATGTGCAAGGCAATAGCTTGGACGGTCCCCTGGAGGACAAGACCACAGAAACTGAAGACGAGACAGAACAACAGGTTCCCAGTCTTGGGCAAAGCAGTTTGGAAAGCGGAGGCCTAATGGAAGCATTAGAACCCTTCAATGCAGTTTTAcggctggaccaggaggagacaACTGTAGATGATGCGGGGAGGTTAGGTGTAAGTGAACGTTTACAGCAAGGCGGTGCAGTAGGTACAGATGGCGGCCTACTGTATGATGGCAGCCAGCCACCACAGCCCATGCAGACTGTGGGTGAAGAGCCATCCTGCAACCCTGAGGGTACTGCTAATGAGGCCAACCCTGAGCAACAGGAAGACGACCACAAGGAACAAACAGATTCTGCCTCCGATAATACCTTTGAGGACTCTGGTGATTTTCCTGGTATCTCCTCAGTGGTGGGAAGTGTGACTTCTGAAGCATCTCCGCCATCTACCCCTGTTCAGCGAGAGGAGGACGTCACAGCAGAGAGCTGGCGCACAAAGCGGAAACACGTGTTTGTCTTGAGCGAGGCAGGAAAGCCTATTTACTCCCGGTATGGTAACGAAGAGGCCCTGTCTTCCACCATGGGTGTAATGATGGCGCTGGTCAGTTTTGTTCAGAGTGGAAATAACTCCATCCGCTCCATCCATTCTG ACAAACAGAAAGTCGTCTTCCTGCAGGAGGGGCCCCTTGTATTGGTATCCGTGTCTCGGGCCCCTCAGTCAGAAGAGCAGCTAAGGAAGGAGCTGCAGTACGTTTACTACCAGATAATCAGCATGCTCACCCAGGCCAGTGTGGCTCGGATATTCGAGCGCAAGAAGAATTACGACCTGCGGCGTCTCCTTGCCGGCTCTGAAAAGATCCTGGATAGCCTGCTGGACTTGCTAGATACTGACCCCGGCTTTCTCCTTGGGGCCGTGCGGTGTGTGGCCTTGTCCAGTCCATTGCGGGACTCTTTGAGCTCCATTCTAACCAAGGCCATCACTCCCAATCTGGTGTTCTCCATCTTAGTAGCCGAGCAGCAGCTTGTGACCGTGGTGCAGGAACGGGCAGTCATTGAGGATTGCCGTCTGGACCCGGCAGACCTGCAACTTCTGCTCAACCTCATCGGTGCCTCCTCTGCCTTTCAGGCGGGGGAGATCTGGACTCCTATCTGCCTTCCTCGATTTAACCCTGACGGTTACTTTTATGCTTACATCTCCTATTTGGACCCCGAGTGCACCGTGTGTTTGGTGCTGCTCTCCACGGATAAAGAGTCTTTCTACGCCGTGTCTGGCTGCAAGAAGAAGATCCAGGAGGCCATGGAAGCACAGAACTCTCTGCAGGCGTTGGCTGGGGCCCTCCGCTGCTGCTCATATAGTGTATCACTTGTAGGGGTCCCTGAGCTCTTGCACTTTGTGTACAAGCCCCTTGACATCCCAGACACCTACAGACAGCTCCCGCAATTTACCAG CCCTGAAGCAGACGGCCCGTACTGCAGTGAGGAGGAGCGGCAGAGGCTCTTCGATCTCTACCGGTATCTGCACTGCCGCATCCACAGCTCGGCCAGACCCCTGCGGCTCATTTACCACGTGGCCGAGAAGGAGACGCTGCTAGCCTGG GTCACCAGCAAGTTTGAACTGTACACGGCGTTCAGCTCCTTAGTGACTAAGGTGGGTGCAATAAATGTCATAACCAAGCTCCTGCGCTGGATCAAGAGGGAGGAAGATCGTCTGTTCATACGTTACCCTCCAAAATATTCCACCACCCCCGTCCCTGGGAAGGGGGTTAAATCCAGCCGGACAGATAGGCCTGATCCTTCTCAGAACGGCTTCTTCACCGGACTCTAG
- the MON1B gene encoding vacuolar fusion protein MON1 homolog B isoform X2: protein MFPGASRNVGMMAEDSQSPDLVGEKAELETDHQEYVQNEASDGLQTLTSPSEVSEPDKECHHGVAHDPKNNPHPCLLKEGTDAANVQGNSLDGPLEDKTTETEDETEQQVPSLGQSSLESGGLMEALEPFNAVLRLDQEETTVDDAGRLGVSERLQQGGAVGTDGGLLYDGSQPPQPMQTVGEEPSCNPEGTANEANPEQQEDDHKEQTDSASDNTFEDSGDFPGISSVVGSVTSEASPPSTPVQREEDVTAESWRTKRKHVFVLSEAGKPIYSRYGNEEALSSTMGVMMALVSFVQSGNNSIRSIHSDKQKVVFLQEGPLVLVSVSRAPQSEEQLRKELQYVYYQIISMLTQASVARIFERKKNYDLRRLLAGSEKILDSLLDLLDTDPGFLLGAVRCVALSSPLRDSLSSILTKAITPNLVFSILVAEQQLVTVVQERAVIEDCRLDPADLQLLLNLIGASSAFQAGEIWTPICLPRFNPDGYFYAYISYLDPECTVCLVLLSTDKESFYAVSGCKKKIQEAMEAQNSLQALAGALRCCSYSVSLVGVPELLHFVYKPLDIPDTYRQLPQFTSPEADGPYCSEEERQRLFDLYRYLHCRIHSSARPLRLIYHVAEKETLLAWVTSKFELYTAFSSLVTKVGAINVITKLLRWIKREEDRLFIRYPPKYSTTPVPGKGVKSSRTDRPDPSQNGFFTGL from the exons ATGTTCCCAG GTGCCAGCAGAAATGTGGGGATGATGGCCGAAGACTCGCAATCGCCTGATCTTGTAGGAGAAAAAGCGGAGCTGGAGACTG ATCACCAGGAATATGTACAAAATGAAGCAAGTGATGGTCTTCAGACTTTGACGTCACCATCTGAGGTCTCCGAGCCAGACAAGGAGTGTCATCATGGTGTCGCACATGATCCCAAGAACAATCCCCACCCCTGTCTTTTAAAGGAGGGCACTGATGCCGCCAATGTGCAAGGCAATAGCTTGGACGGTCCCCTGGAGGACAAGACCACAGAAACTGAAGACGAGACAGAACAACAGGTTCCCAGTCTTGGGCAAAGCAGTTTGGAAAGCGGAGGCCTAATGGAAGCATTAGAACCCTTCAATGCAGTTTTAcggctggaccaggaggagacaACTGTAGATGATGCGGGGAGGTTAGGTGTAAGTGAACGTTTACAGCAAGGCGGTGCAGTAGGTACAGATGGCGGCCTACTGTATGATGGCAGCCAGCCACCACAGCCCATGCAGACTGTGGGTGAAGAGCCATCCTGCAACCCTGAGGGTACTGCTAATGAGGCCAACCCTGAGCAACAGGAAGACGACCACAAGGAACAAACAGATTCTGCCTCCGATAATACCTTTGAGGACTCTGGTGATTTTCCTGGTATCTCCTCAGTGGTGGGAAGTGTGACTTCTGAAGCATCTCCGCCATCTACCCCTGTTCAGCGAGAGGAGGACGTCACAGCAGAGAGCTGGCGCACAAAGCGGAAACACGTGTTTGTCTTGAGCGAGGCAGGAAAGCCTATTTACTCCCGGTATGGTAACGAAGAGGCCCTGTCTTCCACCATGGGTGTAATGATGGCGCTGGTCAGTTTTGTTCAGAGTGGAAATAACTCCATCCGCTCCATCCATTCTG ACAAACAGAAAGTCGTCTTCCTGCAGGAGGGGCCCCTTGTATTGGTATCCGTGTCTCGGGCCCCTCAGTCAGAAGAGCAGCTAAGGAAGGAGCTGCAGTACGTTTACTACCAGATAATCAGCATGCTCACCCAGGCCAGTGTGGCTCGGATATTCGAGCGCAAGAAGAATTACGACCTGCGGCGTCTCCTTGCCGGCTCTGAAAAGATCCTGGATAGCCTGCTGGACTTGCTAGATACTGACCCCGGCTTTCTCCTTGGGGCCGTGCGGTGTGTGGCCTTGTCCAGTCCATTGCGGGACTCTTTGAGCTCCATTCTAACCAAGGCCATCACTCCCAATCTGGTGTTCTCCATCTTAGTAGCCGAGCAGCAGCTTGTGACCGTGGTGCAGGAACGGGCAGTCATTGAGGATTGCCGTCTGGACCCGGCAGACCTGCAACTTCTGCTCAACCTCATCGGTGCCTCCTCTGCCTTTCAGGCGGGGGAGATCTGGACTCCTATCTGCCTTCCTCGATTTAACCCTGACGGTTACTTTTATGCTTACATCTCCTATTTGGACCCCGAGTGCACCGTGTGTTTGGTGCTGCTCTCCACGGATAAAGAGTCTTTCTACGCCGTGTCTGGCTGCAAGAAGAAGATCCAGGAGGCCATGGAAGCACAGAACTCTCTGCAGGCGTTGGCTGGGGCCCTCCGCTGCTGCTCATATAGTGTATCACTTGTAGGGGTCCCTGAGCTCTTGCACTTTGTGTACAAGCCCCTTGACATCCCAGACACCTACAGACAGCTCCCGCAATTTACCAG CCCTGAAGCAGACGGCCCGTACTGCAGTGAGGAGGAGCGGCAGAGGCTCTTCGATCTCTACCGGTATCTGCACTGCCGCATCCACAGCTCGGCCAGACCCCTGCGGCTCATTTACCACGTGGCCGAGAAGGAGACGCTGCTAGCCTGG GTCACCAGCAAGTTTGAACTGTACACGGCGTTCAGCTCCTTAGTGACTAAGGTGGGTGCAATAAATGTCATAACCAAGCTCCTGCGCTGGATCAAGAGGGAGGAAGATCGTCTGTTCATACGTTACCCTCCAAAATATTCCACCACCCCCGTCCCTGGGAAGGGGGTTAAATCCAGCCGGACAGATAGGCCTGATCCTTCTCAGAACGGCTTCTTCACCGGACTCTAG
- the MON1B gene encoding vacuolar fusion protein MON1 homolog B isoform X4, whose protein sequence is MSGASRNVGMMAEDSQSPDLVGEKAELETDHQEYVQNEASDGLQTLTSPSEVSEPDKECHHGVAHDPKNNPHPCLLKEGTDAANVQGNSLDGPLEDKTTETEDETEQQVPSLGQSSLESGGLMEALEPFNAVLRLDQEETTVDDAGRLGVSERLQQGGAVGTDGGLLYDGSQPPQPMQTVGEEPSCNPEGTANEANPEQQEDDHKEQTDSASDNTFEDSGDFPGISSVVGSVTSEASPPSTPVQREEDVTAESWRTKRKHVFVLSEAGKPIYSRYGNEEALSSTMGVMMALVSFVQSGNNSIRSIHSDKQKVVFLQEGPLVLVSVSRAPQSEEQLRKELQYVYYQIISMLTQASVARIFERKKNYDLRRLLAGSEKILDSLLDLLDTDPGFLLGAVRCVALSSPLRDSLSSILTKAITPNLVFSILVAEQQLVTVVQERAVIEDCRLDPADLQLLLNLIGASSAFQAGEIWTPICLPRFNPDGYFYAYISYLDPECTVCLVLLSTDKESFYAVSGCKKKIQEAMEAQNSLQALAGALRCCSYSVSLVGVPELLHFVYKPLDIPDTYRQLPQFTSPEADGPYCSEEERQRLFDLYRYLHCRIHSSARPLRLIYHVAEKETLLAWVTSKFELYTAFSSLVTKVGAINVITKLLRWIKREEDRLFIRYPPKYSTTPVPGKGVKSSRTDRPDPSQNGFFTGL, encoded by the exons ATGTCCG GTGCCAGCAGAAATGTGGGGATGATGGCCGAAGACTCGCAATCGCCTGATCTTGTAGGAGAAAAAGCGGAGCTGGAGACTG ATCACCAGGAATATGTACAAAATGAAGCAAGTGATGGTCTTCAGACTTTGACGTCACCATCTGAGGTCTCCGAGCCAGACAAGGAGTGTCATCATGGTGTCGCACATGATCCCAAGAACAATCCCCACCCCTGTCTTTTAAAGGAGGGCACTGATGCCGCCAATGTGCAAGGCAATAGCTTGGACGGTCCCCTGGAGGACAAGACCACAGAAACTGAAGACGAGACAGAACAACAGGTTCCCAGTCTTGGGCAAAGCAGTTTGGAAAGCGGAGGCCTAATGGAAGCATTAGAACCCTTCAATGCAGTTTTAcggctggaccaggaggagacaACTGTAGATGATGCGGGGAGGTTAGGTGTAAGTGAACGTTTACAGCAAGGCGGTGCAGTAGGTACAGATGGCGGCCTACTGTATGATGGCAGCCAGCCACCACAGCCCATGCAGACTGTGGGTGAAGAGCCATCCTGCAACCCTGAGGGTACTGCTAATGAGGCCAACCCTGAGCAACAGGAAGACGACCACAAGGAACAAACAGATTCTGCCTCCGATAATACCTTTGAGGACTCTGGTGATTTTCCTGGTATCTCCTCAGTGGTGGGAAGTGTGACTTCTGAAGCATCTCCGCCATCTACCCCTGTTCAGCGAGAGGAGGACGTCACAGCAGAGAGCTGGCGCACAAAGCGGAAACACGTGTTTGTCTTGAGCGAGGCAGGAAAGCCTATTTACTCCCGGTATGGTAACGAAGAGGCCCTGTCTTCCACCATGGGTGTAATGATGGCGCTGGTCAGTTTTGTTCAGAGTGGAAATAACTCCATCCGCTCCATCCATTCTG ACAAACAGAAAGTCGTCTTCCTGCAGGAGGGGCCCCTTGTATTGGTATCCGTGTCTCGGGCCCCTCAGTCAGAAGAGCAGCTAAGGAAGGAGCTGCAGTACGTTTACTACCAGATAATCAGCATGCTCACCCAGGCCAGTGTGGCTCGGATATTCGAGCGCAAGAAGAATTACGACCTGCGGCGTCTCCTTGCCGGCTCTGAAAAGATCCTGGATAGCCTGCTGGACTTGCTAGATACTGACCCCGGCTTTCTCCTTGGGGCCGTGCGGTGTGTGGCCTTGTCCAGTCCATTGCGGGACTCTTTGAGCTCCATTCTAACCAAGGCCATCACTCCCAATCTGGTGTTCTCCATCTTAGTAGCCGAGCAGCAGCTTGTGACCGTGGTGCAGGAACGGGCAGTCATTGAGGATTGCCGTCTGGACCCGGCAGACCTGCAACTTCTGCTCAACCTCATCGGTGCCTCCTCTGCCTTTCAGGCGGGGGAGATCTGGACTCCTATCTGCCTTCCTCGATTTAACCCTGACGGTTACTTTTATGCTTACATCTCCTATTTGGACCCCGAGTGCACCGTGTGTTTGGTGCTGCTCTCCACGGATAAAGAGTCTTTCTACGCCGTGTCTGGCTGCAAGAAGAAGATCCAGGAGGCCATGGAAGCACAGAACTCTCTGCAGGCGTTGGCTGGGGCCCTCCGCTGCTGCTCATATAGTGTATCACTTGTAGGGGTCCCTGAGCTCTTGCACTTTGTGTACAAGCCCCTTGACATCCCAGACACCTACAGACAGCTCCCGCAATTTACCAG CCCTGAAGCAGACGGCCCGTACTGCAGTGAGGAGGAGCGGCAGAGGCTCTTCGATCTCTACCGGTATCTGCACTGCCGCATCCACAGCTCGGCCAGACCCCTGCGGCTCATTTACCACGTGGCCGAGAAGGAGACGCTGCTAGCCTGG GTCACCAGCAAGTTTGAACTGTACACGGCGTTCAGCTCCTTAGTGACTAAGGTGGGTGCAATAAATGTCATAACCAAGCTCCTGCGCTGGATCAAGAGGGAGGAAGATCGTCTGTTCATACGTTACCCTCCAAAATATTCCACCACCCCCGTCCCTGGGAAGGGGGTTAAATCCAGCCGGACAGATAGGCCTGATCCTTCTCAGAACGGCTTCTTCACCGGACTCTAG
- the MON1B gene encoding vacuolar fusion protein MON1 homolog B isoform X6 translates to MMAEDSQSPDLVGEKAELETDHQEYVQNEASDGLQTLTSPSEVSEPDKECHHGVAHDPKNNPHPCLLKEGTDAANVQGNSLDGPLEDKTTETEDETEQQVPSLGQSSLESGGLMEALEPFNAVLRLDQEETTVDDAGRLGVSERLQQGGAVGTDGGLLYDGSQPPQPMQTVGEEPSCNPEGTANEANPEQQEDDHKEQTDSASDNTFEDSGDFPGISSVVGSVTSEASPPSTPVQREEDVTAESWRTKRKHVFVLSEAGKPIYSRYGNEEALSSTMGVMMALVSFVQSGNNSIRSIHSDKQKVVFLQEGPLVLVSVSRAPQSEEQLRKELQYVYYQIISMLTQASVARIFERKKNYDLRRLLAGSEKILDSLLDLLDTDPGFLLGAVRCVALSSPLRDSLSSILTKAITPNLVFSILVAEQQLVTVVQERAVIEDCRLDPADLQLLLNLIGASSAFQAGEIWTPICLPRFNPDGYFYAYISYLDPECTVCLVLLSTDKESFYAVSGCKKKIQEAMEAQNSLQALAGALRCCSYSVSLVGVPELLHFVYKPLDIPDTYRQLPQFTSPEADGPYCSEEERQRLFDLYRYLHCRIHSSARPLRLIYHVAEKETLLAWVTSKFELYTAFSSLVTKVGAINVITKLLRWIKREEDRLFIRYPPKYSTTPVPGKGVKSSRTDRPDPSQNGFFTGL, encoded by the exons ATGATGGCCGAAGACTCGCAATCGCCTGATCTTGTAGGAGAAAAAGCGGAGCTGGAGACTG ATCACCAGGAATATGTACAAAATGAAGCAAGTGATGGTCTTCAGACTTTGACGTCACCATCTGAGGTCTCCGAGCCAGACAAGGAGTGTCATCATGGTGTCGCACATGATCCCAAGAACAATCCCCACCCCTGTCTTTTAAAGGAGGGCACTGATGCCGCCAATGTGCAAGGCAATAGCTTGGACGGTCCCCTGGAGGACAAGACCACAGAAACTGAAGACGAGACAGAACAACAGGTTCCCAGTCTTGGGCAAAGCAGTTTGGAAAGCGGAGGCCTAATGGAAGCATTAGAACCCTTCAATGCAGTTTTAcggctggaccaggaggagacaACTGTAGATGATGCGGGGAGGTTAGGTGTAAGTGAACGTTTACAGCAAGGCGGTGCAGTAGGTACAGATGGCGGCCTACTGTATGATGGCAGCCAGCCACCACAGCCCATGCAGACTGTGGGTGAAGAGCCATCCTGCAACCCTGAGGGTACTGCTAATGAGGCCAACCCTGAGCAACAGGAAGACGACCACAAGGAACAAACAGATTCTGCCTCCGATAATACCTTTGAGGACTCTGGTGATTTTCCTGGTATCTCCTCAGTGGTGGGAAGTGTGACTTCTGAAGCATCTCCGCCATCTACCCCTGTTCAGCGAGAGGAGGACGTCACAGCAGAGAGCTGGCGCACAAAGCGGAAACACGTGTTTGTCTTGAGCGAGGCAGGAAAGCCTATTTACTCCCGGTATGGTAACGAAGAGGCCCTGTCTTCCACCATGGGTGTAATGATGGCGCTGGTCAGTTTTGTTCAGAGTGGAAATAACTCCATCCGCTCCATCCATTCTG ACAAACAGAAAGTCGTCTTCCTGCAGGAGGGGCCCCTTGTATTGGTATCCGTGTCTCGGGCCCCTCAGTCAGAAGAGCAGCTAAGGAAGGAGCTGCAGTACGTTTACTACCAGATAATCAGCATGCTCACCCAGGCCAGTGTGGCTCGGATATTCGAGCGCAAGAAGAATTACGACCTGCGGCGTCTCCTTGCCGGCTCTGAAAAGATCCTGGATAGCCTGCTGGACTTGCTAGATACTGACCCCGGCTTTCTCCTTGGGGCCGTGCGGTGTGTGGCCTTGTCCAGTCCATTGCGGGACTCTTTGAGCTCCATTCTAACCAAGGCCATCACTCCCAATCTGGTGTTCTCCATCTTAGTAGCCGAGCAGCAGCTTGTGACCGTGGTGCAGGAACGGGCAGTCATTGAGGATTGCCGTCTGGACCCGGCAGACCTGCAACTTCTGCTCAACCTCATCGGTGCCTCCTCTGCCTTTCAGGCGGGGGAGATCTGGACTCCTATCTGCCTTCCTCGATTTAACCCTGACGGTTACTTTTATGCTTACATCTCCTATTTGGACCCCGAGTGCACCGTGTGTTTGGTGCTGCTCTCCACGGATAAAGAGTCTTTCTACGCCGTGTCTGGCTGCAAGAAGAAGATCCAGGAGGCCATGGAAGCACAGAACTCTCTGCAGGCGTTGGCTGGGGCCCTCCGCTGCTGCTCATATAGTGTATCACTTGTAGGGGTCCCTGAGCTCTTGCACTTTGTGTACAAGCCCCTTGACATCCCAGACACCTACAGACAGCTCCCGCAATTTACCAG CCCTGAAGCAGACGGCCCGTACTGCAGTGAGGAGGAGCGGCAGAGGCTCTTCGATCTCTACCGGTATCTGCACTGCCGCATCCACAGCTCGGCCAGACCCCTGCGGCTCATTTACCACGTGGCCGAGAAGGAGACGCTGCTAGCCTGG GTCACCAGCAAGTTTGAACTGTACACGGCGTTCAGCTCCTTAGTGACTAAGGTGGGTGCAATAAATGTCATAACCAAGCTCCTGCGCTGGATCAAGAGGGAGGAAGATCGTCTGTTCATACGTTACCCTCCAAAATATTCCACCACCCCCGTCCCTGGGAAGGGGGTTAAATCCAGCCGGACAGATAGGCCTGATCCTTCTCAGAACGGCTTCTTCACCGGACTCTAG